The nucleotide window GATCCGATCTACGGTTCGACGCTGGTCACCAAGTTCGTGAACTCGATGATGTATGAGGGCAAGAAATCCACCGCCCAGAACATCTTCTACACCGCCATGAAGAACCTGGAGACGCGCGGGGGTTCCGACGCGCTCACCCTGTTCAAGAAGGCAGTGGAGAACGCCAAGCCGCTGCTCGAGGTCAAGACCCGGCGCGTGGGCGGCGCCAACTACCAGGTCCCGGTGGAAGTGAATCCGGACCGGCGCACCTCGCTGGCCATCCGCTGGCTCATCGGATACAGCCGTGACCGCGGCGAGAAGGGCATGACCGAGAAGCTCTCGAACGAGTTGCTGGACGCCGCCAACAACCGCGGCGCCGCGATCAAGAAGAAGGAAGACGTCCACCGCATGGCCGAGGCCAACAAGGCCTTCGCGCACTACCGGTGGTGAGCGTCCGACCAAGGGTTCGGATCGAGAAAGAGTAAGGAGACGGTGCCAAGACAGGTCCCATTATCGCGTTGCCGGAACATCGGCATCATGGCGCACATCGACGCCGGCAAGACCAC belongs to Terriglobales bacterium and includes:
- the rpsG gene encoding 30S ribosomal protein S7, which codes for MPRKGYIAKREVPPDPIYGSTLVTKFVNSMMYEGKKSTAQNIFYTAMKNLETRGGSDALTLFKKAVENAKPLLEVKTRRVGGANYQVPVEVNPDRRTSLAIRWLIGYSRDRGEKGMTEKLSNELLDAANNRGAAIKKKEDVHRMAEANKAFAHYRW